The Styela clava chromosome 10, kaStyClav1.hap1.2, whole genome shotgun sequence genome window below encodes:
- the LOC120338261 gene encoding DNA-directed RNA polymerases I, II, and III subunit RPABC1 has translation MDDESETYRLWRIRKTVMQLCHDRGYLVTQHELDQTLEEFKEEFGDKPSERHPARQELTVLVAHNDDPTDQMFVFFPEEPKVGIKNIKMYCQRMQEENIQRAVIVVQSGMTPSAKQSLVDMAPKYILEQFLEQELLINITEHELVPEHVVLNPEEKAELLARYKLKDHQLPRIQGGDPVARYFGLKRGQVVKIVRPSETAGRYVTYRLVQ, from the exons ATGGATGATGAATCGGAAACATACAGGCTATGGAGAATTCGAAAAACAGTGATGCAG CTGTGTCATGATAGGGGATACCTGGTAACTCAACATGAACTGGATCAAACATTGGAAGAATTTAAAGAAGAATTTGGCGACAAACCAAGTGAAAGGCACCCAGCTAGACAAGAGTTGACTGTTCTTGTTGCACATAATGATGATCCTACAGATCAgatgtttgtattttttccaG AGGAACCTAAAGTtggtataaaaaatatcaagatGTATTGTCAAAGAATGcaagaagaaaatattcaaagagCAGTCATAGTTGTTCAGTCTGGAATGACGCCGTCTGCCAAACAATCTCTGGTTGATATGGCCCCTAAGTATATTCTTGAACAATTCCTTGAGCAAGAGCTGCTGATTAATATAACTGAGCATGAG CTTGTTCCTGAGCATGTCGTTTTGAATCCTGAAGAAAAAGCGGAGCTTCTTGCTAGGTATAAATTGAAAGACCATCAACTACCTAGAATTCAGGGTGGTGATCCTGTGGCTAGGTATTTTGGATTGAAGCGTGGACAAGTAGTTAAAATTGTGCGACCAAGTGAAACTGCCGGAAGATACGTAACATATAGATTGGTGCAATGA